TATGAAAGTTGTCATTGCATCGGATTCATATAAAGAAAGCTTGAAAGCTATAGAGGTATGTGAAGCTATTGAAAGAGGCTTTGCAGCAATTTTTCCTAAAGCAGAGTATGTTAAAGTACCAATTGGAGATGGAGGCGAAGGAACGGTTGAAGCTCTTGTTGGTGCTACAATGGGGAGAATTATATCACTTAATGTGACAGGGCCGCTTGGAGAGAGCGTGCAAGCCTTTTATGGTATGTCTAAGGATAAGAAGACAGCATTTATTGAAATGGCGGCAGCATCAGGATTACAACACGTTCCAATTGAAAAGAGAAACCCACTTATTACAACGACAAAAGGGACAGGCGAACTGATATTACATGCATTAGATCAAGGAGCTAAACACATTATTTTAGGGCTTGGAGGAAGTGCTACAAATGATGGTGGGGCTGGTATGCTATCTGCCTTAGGCGCAAGATTTATAAATAGGAAAGGTGAGGTAATAGAACCCTCTGGAGGGACATTGCATTTGATAACCACTGTTGACCTTTCTAAGATTGATTCACGCCTGGAGGATATAAAATTAGAAGCGGCATGTGATGTAGATAACCCTTTAGTTGGACTGAGCGGGGCATCTTTTGTATTTGCGAGACAAAAAGGTGCGAATGTAGAGATGATGAAAGAGCTAGATGAGAATTTAAAACATTATGCTAATATACTTAAACAACATGTGTCTTTTGATGTATCTGAAATACCGGGTGCGGGGGCAGCTGGAGGAATGGGAGCTGCTGTCGTTGCAGTGCTAAAGGGACAGCTAAGAAAAGGGATTGAAATTGTATTAGATTATACAAATTTTGATAAGTGTATAGAGGGTGCCGATCTTATTGTAACTGGTGAGGGAAGAATAGACGAACAAACAGCTTATGGAAAAGCTCCTATTGGTGTCGCGAAGCGGGCGAAATGTCGTCATATCCCTGTAATTGCTATTGGCGGATCTGTATCTCCGAACTATGCAATTGTTTATGAAAAGGGAATTGATGCAGTGTTTAGTATTACAGCTAGTCCAATGACATTAGAAGAAGCATATAAAGCGGCAGAAGAGAATATCGAAATGACAGCAAAAAATATTGCAGCAGTGTGGAAATTAGCATCAGAAAAACGCTTCTAAATGTAGAAGTGTTTTTTTGTTTAGTTATTTGAGGATATTTTGTGTAATTTTAGGTGGTGATGGAGAAAAGCACTGATAAAAATATTAGCTGATAGAAAAGTTAGTTGGTTCATTAAGTTAACTTTATACATCGAATAGTTTAAAAATTAGGATTCTAACGTAAATATAAGTGAATAAAATGTATATCCATGCAGAAAAATGTCGAGTTGAGTCAGACTATATAAAAGATTTAAAATATTTAGTGAAGGCATAAAAGGGGGATACTATCTATGAAAAAAGAAATCTCAGTTATTGGAGTTCCAATGGATTTAGGACAGATGCGTCGCGGGGTTGATATGGGACCAAGCGCGATCCGTTATGCAGGGGTAATTGAAAGAATCGAAGAAATTGGATATAACGTAAAAGATATGGGAGATATATGTATAGAGAGAGAGAAAGAAATAGCTGAAAATACAAAGTTAAGAAACCTTACACAAGTTGCAACTGTATGTAATGAATTAGCAAGTAAGGTTGATCATATTATAGAAGAAGGTCGTTTTCCACTTGTATTGGGCGGCGATCATAGTATTGCTATCGGTACGTTAGCTGGTGTAGCGAAACATTATAAAAATTTAGGTGTTATTTGGTATGATGCACACGGTGATTTAAATACAGAAGAGACTTCACCATCTGGAAATATTCATGGTATGTCACTTGCTGCAAGTTTAGGATATGGGCATTCTTCACTTGTAGACTTATATGGGGCATATCCAAAGGTGAAGAAAGAGAACGTTGTAATTATCGGTGCACGTGCATTAGATGAAGGAGAAAAAGACTTTATTCGTGAAGAAGGCATTAAAGTATTCTCAATGCATGAAATTGATCGTATGGGTATGACGGCTGTTATGGAAGAAACAATTGCGTATTTATCTCATACTGATGGTGTTCATTTATCATTAGACTTAGATGGGCTTGATCCTCATGACGCACCAGGAGTTGGAACACCTGTAATTGGTGGTCTATCTTATCGCGAAAGCCACTTAGCGATGGAGATGTTAGCAGAAGCCGATATTGTTACATCTGCTGAATTTGTTGAAGTAAATACAATTTTAGATGAGAGAAACAGAACAGCAACAACAGCGGTTGCTTTAATGGGTTCTTTATTCGGTGAAAAACTGAAATAAATGTAAGAAAAGCAACTGTGAAGTTGCTTTTTTTATTGGAAAATAGGCGTATAATAACTTATATTACACTGTAGGATAAGAAAGTTTGACATCTTACCAATTTAAGCTAAGGGGGCGTTTGTAATTGTCGTTTGTTTCATGTATGGTATAATTAACTAGTTGTTGGAAATACATACAGATAGAGCATAAAATAATATTTCAATATATGGATAGAATTGCTCGTAAGTAGGAGGAAGGGTTAGTATGCCTTTTGAAGATACGACCATTTTGAAATATCTTAGTACGGCATTAGATAT
This Bacillus mycoides DNA region includes the following protein-coding sequences:
- the rocF gene encoding arginase, which gives rise to MKKEISVIGVPMDLGQMRRGVDMGPSAIRYAGVIERIEEIGYNVKDMGDICIEREKEIAENTKLRNLTQVATVCNELASKVDHIIEEGRFPLVLGGDHSIAIGTLAGVAKHYKNLGVIWYDAHGDLNTEETSPSGNIHGMSLAASLGYGHSSLVDLYGAYPKVKKENVVIIGARALDEGEKDFIREEGIKVFSMHEIDRMGMTAVMEETIAYLSHTDGVHLSLDLDGLDPHDAPGVGTPVIGGLSYRESHLAMEMLAEADIVTSAEFVEVNTILDERNRTATTAVALMGSLFGEKLK
- a CDS encoding glycerate kinase; translated protein: MKVVIASDSYKESLKAIEVCEAIERGFAAIFPKAEYVKVPIGDGGEGTVEALVGATMGRIISLNVTGPLGESVQAFYGMSKDKKTAFIEMAAASGLQHVPIEKRNPLITTTKGTGELILHALDQGAKHIILGLGGSATNDGGAGMLSALGARFINRKGEVIEPSGGTLHLITTVDLSKIDSRLEDIKLEAACDVDNPLVGLSGASFVFARQKGANVEMMKELDENLKHYANILKQHVSFDVSEIPGAGAAGGMGAAVVAVLKGQLRKGIEIVLDYTNFDKCIEGADLIVTGEGRIDEQTAYGKAPIGVAKRAKCRHIPVIAIGGSVSPNYAIVYEKGIDAVFSITASPMTLEEAYKAAEENIEMTAKNIAAVWKLASEKRF